CCGCGTCCCGCAGCGGCGGGCGGGCGGTGGTCATTGGCGGCGGGCTGCTTGGGCTGGAAGCGGCCAACGGCCTGCAGCGGCGCGGCATGCAGGTGACGGTGGTCCACGTGACGGACAGCCTGATGAACATGCAGCTCGATAAACCGGCGGCGCTCCTGCTCAAGCAGACGCTGGAAGCGAAGGGGCTGCAGTTCATGCTCGACGCGCACACCACGGAGATTGTCGGCAGCGGCCATGTGAGCGGCGTACGCTTCAAGGATGGGCGCGAAATCGGGGCCGATCTGGTCGTCATGGCCGCGGGCGTGCGGCCCAATATCGCGCTGGCCCAGGAAGCGGGGCTGCACTGCGAACGTGCCATCGTGGTGGACGACACGCTGCAGACTTTCGATCCGCGCGTGTACGCGGTGGGCGAGTGCGTGCAGCACCGCTGCGCCATTTTTGGCCTGGTGGCGCCAATCTGGGAGCAGGCCAGGGTGTGCGCGGCCCACCTGGCGCAAAAAGGACACCGCCGCTACGTGCAGGCGGCCACCGCCACCAAGCTCAAGGTGACCGGCGTGGACCTGTATTCTGCCGGTGACTTCATTGGCGGCCAGGGCAGCGAAGACCTGGTGCTGCGCGACCCGCGCCGCGGCGTCTACAAGCGCCTGGTGCTCTCCGCCAACCGCATCATCGGCGCGGTGCTGTATGGCGATGTGCAGGACGGCGCGTGGTATTTCGACCTGATCCAGAACCGCACTGATATTTCAACCATCCGCAGCCGCCTGCTGTTTGGCGAAGCCCTGTGCAAGGAAGCCGCCTAAGCAAGTGCGATGCCGTCAACGAAAGAAAACATGAACCTGGCCCCGATTCCCATGGCTGTGCGCAGCACCTGTCCTTATTGCGGCGTTGGCTGCGGTGTGACGGCTACCCCGATGCCGGACGGCGCCATTGCCATTGCGGGCGACAGCAGCCATATGGCCAACCGCGGCCGCCTGTGCGTCAAGGGTGCGGCCCTGGGCGAGACGCTGGGGACGTATGGGCGGCTGCTGCAGCCGCGCGTGCGGGGCGAGGACGGCATGCGGCAGGTGGACTGGGACGAGGCGATCGGGCGAGTGGCGACCGGTTTTGCCGAGATCATTGCCGAACACGGGCCGGACGCGGTGGCGCTGTACGTATCCGGCCAGCTGCTGACGGAAGACTACTACGTGGCCAACAAGTTCATGAAGGGCTACGTGGGCAGCGCCAACATCGACACCAACTCGCGCCTGTGCATGTCGTCCAGCGTGGCAGGGCACAAGCGCGCCTTTGGCGGCGACCTGGTGCCGGGATGCTATGACGATTTTGACGAGGCTGACATGATCGTGCTGGTGGGGGCCAACAGCGCATGGTGCCATCCCATCCTGTTCCAGCGCATCGCGCGGCTCAAGGAGACGCGTCCCGAGGTGAAGATCGTGGTAGTGGACCCGCGCCGCACGGCCACCTGCGAAATCGCGGACCTGCATTTGCCGGTCAAGCCGGGCACCGACGTATGGCTGTTCAATGGGCTGCTCAGCTACCTGGCGCGCAGCAGCGCCTGCGACGACCTGTTCCTGGCGCAGCACACCAATGGCGCGGCCGAGGCGATCAAGGCGGCCGATGTCGAACTGCTGGAAGTGGCCAGGCAGTGCCGGCTCGATGCCCATGGCCTGCTTCAGTTCTACCGCCTGTTCGAGGCCACGGCCAGGGTGGTGACGGCGTTTTCGCAGGGCGTGAACCAGTCGTCGGCCGGCACCGACAAGGTCAACAGCATCATCAACTGCCACCTCATCACGGGGCGCATCGGCAAACCCGGCATGGGTCCCTTCTCGCTGACCGGGCAACCCAACGCCATGGGCGGGCGTGAAGTGGGCGGGCTGGCCAACATGCTGGCGGCGCACATGGAGTTGGCCAATCCGTCGCACCGGGACCTGGTGCAGCAGTTCTGGGACTCGCCACGCATGGCCAGCAAGCCAGGCCTGAAAGCGGTGGATCTGTTCCAGGCCATTGAAGAAGGCAAGGTCAAGGCAGTGTGGATCATCGCGACCAATCCCATGGTGAGTCTGCCGGACGCAAACCAGGTCCAGCGGGCGCTGGAAAAATGCGAGCTGGTGGTGGTGTCGGACATCGTGGCCAATACCGATACGAGCGCCTTTGCCGACGTGCTGCTGCCGGCACTGGGCTGGGGTGAAAAGGACGGGACGGTCACCAATTCGGAGCGCTGCATCTCGCGCCAGCGCGCATTCATGCCGGCGCCGGGGCAGGCGCGCGCCGACTGGCGCATCGTGTGCGATGTGGCGCGGCGCATGGGCTTTGCGGGATTCGATTTCGCGTTCGTGCACGAAGTGTTCGACGAACATGCGCGCCTGTCAGGCCATCGCAATGAAGAGGGCAGCAAACGGGTATTCAACCTGGCCGGTCTGGCGGGCATGGATGGGCGCCAGTATGACCAGCTCGAACCTGTACAGTGGCCGGTGCTGGCCGGGGGCGCGGGGACGGCGCGCCTGTTCGGCGACGGCCGCTTCGCCCATGCCGACGGCAAGGCCTGCCTGATTGCCACGGTGCCGCGCGGGCCGCACAACGCGGTAACGCCCGAGTTTCCCTTGGCGCTGAACACGGGGCGGGTGCGCGATCAGTGGCATACCATGACGCGCACCGGGCGCGCACCGCGGCTGGCCGACCATACGGCCGAATCATTCATCGACATGCATCCCCAGGACGCGCTGCGCTATGGCGTGCGCGAAGGGGAGCTGGCCCGCGTGTCGAGCCAGTGGGGCGCGATGGTGGCGCGGGTACGCCATGGTGGCGGCATCGCGCGCGGGGCCATCTTTGTCCCGATCCACTGGAACGGCCAGACGGCCTCGGATGCGCGCGTGGGCACCCTGGTCAATCCGGTGGTCGATCCGGTGTCGGGCGAGCCGGAATTCAAGCACACGCCGGTGAAGGTCGAGCGTTTCGGGGTCACCTGGCATGCGTTCGTGCTCAGCCGGTCGGAACTGGCGCTGGACGGCGTGGCGCACTGGACGCGGGTGCAAGGGCGCGGCTTTGTGCGCTATGAAATGGCGGGGCGCGGGGCGCTGGCAGATGCCGGCGCCTGGGCACGCCAATTGCTGGGCGTGACCGATCCGGACGCCGACTGGGTGGATTACCAGGATCGCAGCGATGGCGTGTACCGGGCGGTCCATGTGGTCGGCGAGCGCATCGAACAGTGCATCTTCCTGTCGCCGCGGCCTGACTTGCCCGGCCGCGCCTGGCTGGCGCAACTGTTTTCGGGTGCCGAACTGACCCAGGCCGAGCGTGCCGGCATGTTGTCGGGCCGGGCAGCCGGGCTGCGCGCCGACGCCGGTCCCACCGTGTGTTCCTGTTTCGGCGTGGGCCGCACGACGATTTGCGAGGCCATTGTGGCCAATGACTTGACGACGGTGGCCCAGGTGACGGCCTGCGTCAAGGCAGGCGGCAACTGCGGCTCTTGTGTGC
This region of Massilia sp. PAMC28688 genomic DNA includes:
- a CDS encoding NAD(P)/FAD-dependent oxidoreductase, with product MRARGSHADAHAAPVPPRQSLVVIGNGMAGMRTVEELLALAPDLYDITVFGAEPHGNYNRILLSPVLAGDKSMADIMIHTREWYAENGITLHAGDPIVHIDRRRRLVRARSGREVWYDRLLMATGSNPFIIPVPGHKLAGVIGFRDIHDVDTMLAASRSGGRAVVIGGGLLGLEAANGLQRRGMQVTVVHVTDSLMNMQLDKPAALLLKQTLEAKGLQFMLDAHTTEIVGSGHVSGVRFKDGREIGADLVVMAAGVRPNIALAQEAGLHCERAIVVDDTLQTFDPRVYAVGECVQHRCAIFGLVAPIWEQARVCAAHLAQKGHRRYVQAATATKLKVTGVDLYSAGDFIGGQGSEDLVLRDPRRGVYKRLVLSANRIIGAVLYGDVQDGAWYFDLIQNRTDISTIRSRLLFGEALCKEAA
- a CDS encoding nitrate reductase; its protein translation is MNLAPIPMAVRSTCPYCGVGCGVTATPMPDGAIAIAGDSSHMANRGRLCVKGAALGETLGTYGRLLQPRVRGEDGMRQVDWDEAIGRVATGFAEIIAEHGPDAVALYVSGQLLTEDYYVANKFMKGYVGSANIDTNSRLCMSSSVAGHKRAFGGDLVPGCYDDFDEADMIVLVGANSAWCHPILFQRIARLKETRPEVKIVVVDPRRTATCEIADLHLPVKPGTDVWLFNGLLSYLARSSACDDLFLAQHTNGAAEAIKAADVELLEVARQCRLDAHGLLQFYRLFEATARVVTAFSQGVNQSSAGTDKVNSIINCHLITGRIGKPGMGPFSLTGQPNAMGGREVGGLANMLAAHMELANPSHRDLVQQFWDSPRMASKPGLKAVDLFQAIEEGKVKAVWIIATNPMVSLPDANQVQRALEKCELVVVSDIVANTDTSAFADVLLPALGWGEKDGTVTNSERCISRQRAFMPAPGQARADWRIVCDVARRMGFAGFDFAFVHEVFDEHARLSGHRNEEGSKRVFNLAGLAGMDGRQYDQLEPVQWPVLAGGAGTARLFGDGRFAHADGKACLIATVPRGPHNAVTPEFPLALNTGRVRDQWHTMTRTGRAPRLADHTAESFIDMHPQDALRYGVREGELARVSSQWGAMVARVRHGGGIARGAIFVPIHWNGQTASDARVGTLVNPVVDPVSGEPEFKHTPVKVERFGVTWHAFVLSRSELALDGVAHWTRVQGRGFVRYEMAGRGALADAGAWARQLLGVTDPDADWVDYQDRSDGVYRAVHVVGERIEQCIFLSPRPDLPGRAWLAQLFSGAELTQAERAGMLSGRAAGLRADAGPTVCSCFGVGRTTICEAIVANDLTTVAQVTACVKAGGNCGSCVPEIKVILLETRHKETA